The Candidatus Angelobacter sp. genome contains the following window.
GAGCGTGTCGAAATCCACCGTGTTCCAACGCCCGGTATTGATGCGAATGCAAGGAATGGCAAGTTGATAGGCGATCTCGATGCACTTCTTCGTGTGCTCCACGTTTTCGTCGATAACTTCCGGCTTCGGACTGACAAAATTCTGATGCGTGGACAGGCAGATCAAATCAAGCCCATTGGTGTAAGCCAGTCGCTTCAGTTTGTTGCAATAGGCGCGTCCCGCGGCGTCGAACGGCGCCTTTTCCTCGATGTCCATTTGCCGATGCAGGATGTCGACCCCGCTGACACCAATCTCGGCGGACTTCTCGATCACTGTTTCAATCGAAACCTTCGGGGGACGAAAATGCCAGTAAGAGTAGGTCGAGATGCCGAGTTTGACGCGCCCTTTGCGCGGAGTTTGTCCAATCGTGGATTGGGCATCCAGCGAGAGGGAAGTTGCCGTACACGCGGCGGCGCCGAGAAAAGCCCTGCGGGAAAGTTTCATAGTGAATGGAGTTGTAAACCAAGCCGGTGCTTATCGCCACTAAAAAGCCGCAATGGAAAAACTGAAAGGGAGCAAGTTGCGCTGTGAGGAACCGTACCGGTATCCCTACAAGGCAATCGGGATCGGAACGAATGTGTTGTGATTCTCGATGGCGAAGACTAATATTTGGGCATTCAGCTATGTCTCATGCCGGTCTGAGATGCTACTTCCGAATTCTGCTGGGCGCCGTTGCGTTGCGAACTGT
Protein-coding sequences here:
- a CDS encoding sugar phosphate isomerase/epimerase family protein; the protein is MKLSRRAFLGAAACTATSLSLDAQSTIGQTPRKGRVKLGISTYSYWHFRPPKVSIETVIEKSAEIGVSGVDILHRQMDIEEKAPFDAAGRAYCNKLKRLAYTNGLDLICLSTHQNFVSPKPEVIDENVEHTKKCIEIAYQLAIPCIRINTGRWNTVDFDTLMANRGIEPILAGHTEEEGFKWCIDGIQRCLAKAEECGVILALENHWGLARTPEGLLRIVNAINSPWLGVLMDTGNFLENPYDKLKQIASKAVFVQAKTYHGGGEWYTLDLDYQRVARILSDASYDGYVSLEFEGKENPDVAVPKSIEMLRKAFAV